The following coding sequences are from one Saprospiraceae bacterium window:
- the mvaD gene encoding diphosphomevalonate decarboxylase, protein MISEHKTCWSSPSNIAIIKYWGKYGNQLPMNPSLSFTLDFCRTTTTIDWSPVGLENGGFEFYYDGKRKPEFETKLNAFFIKIKKEYPLFGEIQLKINSVNNFPHSAGIASSASAMSALSCCLTDIYCELKSNFKIGSIDFCRMASILSRLGSGSACRSVYPEAASWGKFDFVKGSDDHFASPCQQFLDPLFQHLNDWILIVNESEKSVSSSLGHQLMENHHYRQGRIAQAHQNINHLILALQSGDWEKFAEISEEEALSLHGLMMSSQPGYILLEPQSLQLIRIIREARKKQGIPVCFTIDAGPNIHMLFPDRAFSQVSQWASEHLMGLLSPESIIKDNSGKGPLKIS, encoded by the coding sequence ATGATCAGCGAACACAAAACTTGCTGGAGTAGCCCCTCCAATATTGCTATTATCAAATACTGGGGAAAGTATGGCAATCAGCTGCCCATGAATCCTTCCTTGAGCTTTACTCTTGATTTTTGTCGCACTACAACAACCATTGATTGGAGTCCTGTCGGCCTGGAAAACGGTGGATTTGAATTTTATTATGATGGAAAAAGAAAACCCGAATTTGAAACAAAACTCAATGCTTTTTTTATAAAAATAAAAAAGGAATATCCATTATTCGGAGAAATTCAACTCAAGATAAATTCCGTCAATAATTTCCCGCATTCTGCTGGAATCGCTTCTTCAGCATCCGCCATGAGTGCGCTGTCGTGTTGTCTGACAGATATTTACTGTGAACTAAAGAGCAATTTTAAAATTGGCTCAATAGATTTTTGTCGCATGGCTTCAATACTCAGTAGGCTAGGCAGCGGTTCTGCCTGCAGGTCTGTATATCCTGAGGCTGCATCCTGGGGAAAATTCGACTTTGTAAAAGGATCGGATGATCATTTTGCCTCGCCTTGTCAACAATTTCTTGACCCCTTATTCCAGCATCTGAACGATTGGATTTTGATCGTCAATGAATCTGAGAAATCGGTTTCTTCGAGTTTGGGCCATCAATTGATGGAAAACCACCATTACAGACAGGGGCGTATAGCCCAGGCTCACCAAAACATCAACCATCTCATCCTTGCCCTCCAATCAGGAGATTGGGAAAAATTTGCTGAAATTTCAGAAGAAGAAGCGCTTTCTCTTCACGGTTTAATGATGAGTTCACAACCGGGTTATATTTTGCTTGAACCACAATCTTTACAGTTGATTCGAATCATCCGGGAAGCGAGAAAAAAGCAGGGTATTCCTGTTTGTTTTACAATAGACGCAGGACCCAATATCCACATGTTGTTTCCCGATCGTGCATTTTCGCAGGTGAGTCAGTGGGCTTCCGAGCATTTGATGGGCTTACTTTCTCCTGAAAGCATCATCAAGGACAATTCCGGTAAAGGTCCATTAAAAATATCCTAA
- a CDS encoding DUF4294 domain-containing protein, with the protein MMVDSQWVTVFVKEGDTIIVASLEKVVVQAPKEFDYGDQRELYSKYRRAAAVAYPYAVQAVRLYLQLQKELEGKSEKEQKKIIKNLNKQLKDEFEDPLKNLTRTQGLLLTKMIEKKFDKSFYDIIKELKGGFSAYYWNVLSKQFGYDLKNEYRYGADEVMDAVLEDFDINKDL; encoded by the coding sequence ATGATGGTTGATAGCCAGTGGGTGACCGTTTTTGTAAAAGAGGGTGACACCATCATAGTCGCTAGCTTAGAGAAAGTTGTAGTTCAGGCTCCCAAAGAATTTGATTACGGGGACCAAAGGGAGCTTTATTCTAAATATCGTCGAGCCGCAGCAGTAGCTTACCCTTATGCCGTTCAAGCCGTAAGGCTTTATCTCCAACTTCAAAAAGAACTCGAAGGTAAGTCAGAAAAAGAGCAAAAAAAGATAATCAAAAACCTCAACAAACAGCTCAAAGACGAATTCGAGGATCCGCTGAAAAATCTGACGAGAACTCAGGGACTTCTGTTGACTAAAATGATAGAAAAAAAATTCGACAAGTCTTTTTATGACATCATCAAAGAACTCAAAGGAGGTTTTTCTGCTTATTATTGGAACGTTCTCAGCAAACAATTTGGCTATGACCTCAAGAACGAATATCGATATGGTGCTGACGAAGTGATGGATGCAGTATTGGAAGATTTTGATATAAACAAAGATTTATGA